In Anopheles arabiensis isolate DONGOLA chromosome 2, AaraD3, whole genome shotgun sequence, the genomic window GCGCTAGCTTTGGCGGGGTCGATGTAGGCTGGCGGGGTGGAGCGGCTTTGCGGGGTGTTGCGACCGTTCGGTGCTCTTGCTTCTGGACCGTAACACTGCTGCCGGTAGAGAGGGATATGATGGTACGCTGCTGGTTCTGCAGCGTGGCAACGTTGGTGGTTTGCTGCGGTTTCTTaatgatgtgtgtttgtatctgttgctgttgttgttgttgttgctgctgctgctgttgtagttgttgttgttgctgttgctgctgttgttgttgctgctgctgttgttgttgctgctgctgctgctgttgtagctgctgctgctggtgttgctgttgttgctgttgttgttgttgctgttgttgctgttgttgctgttgttgctgttgttgttgttgctgctgctgttgttgtaatagctgttgttgcatttgttgctgctgctgctgttgctgctgtatcggttgctgttgctgctgtatcGGCTGCAGCGTTGCCTGTGGAACCTGCGTCGTCATGACAACGCTCGTCTGCTGCCCATTCGCGTCCGTGAgcgtttgcgtttgctgcGTGGAAGTCTTTCCCACTAGCGTCACATAATTGCCGCCCTGCAGCTGCGCCTGCACCATCGGCTGGCTCTGCCCTATAATCGTCATCGGTGGCATAGTCGCAGTGACCGGTTgtccggcggcggcggtacCAATGGTCGCCATACCGTACTGCGGAATGGCCGTTTGCTGCATCGCTAGCGGTGGATGCTGCACCGGTGCCAACCGCACGACACCGTCCGGGCCGGTTTCGACCTTCATGTACAGCTGTATCTGCTGGTTTTGCGGTGCACTGTTTATTACCTGCTGGCCGGTGACGGTAACGTTGGTCGCATTGCTGACAGCCCCACCAGCATCGACCGTGGCGCTCTCGTTCTTTACCACGATCGGCACAATAcatctgttgttgttgccctgTACAATCTTCACTTCCGGCAAAGCGTACGTCGTCTTCTGCGGTGTGCTGGTGTAGATCGTTCCCGTCGCGTTGCTGCCGGACACGAGCATGCCGGACGAGGAGACGGGCGTGGCTGCAACGGGCGACGTGATGGTGGGTGCCTCGATCGTAAAGGTACCGACGCTGGGGGTCACTTTCTGCGGCGACGGCTGGGTCGGTGACTGGTGTTTGACGATCTGTATGATTCGTCTCTTTTTCGCATCGTCAGTCTGCGGGCAGGAAATGGGATTTGCACATgaaggaaacatttttttgggGAAAATTATTAGTTTTGCTTTAAACCGCTCACCTTCAGGCTTTGCGTAGAATCACGCTTGACCGCTTTCGGTGGACTCgctttaatttttataaactCATCCACCTGTGTAAAGGTGCTGTAagaaaagataacaaaaaaaacccttgttAGATGAACCTTTTGCCTATCCATGACGAATGCAATGTGGAACCAAGATCCGACTTACGTCTGCGGTTGTGCGTCGGCCGGTTTCGGTGTAACCGGCACGAGGGCACCCTTCTCCAGCTTGTAGTGCACGTTGTTGTTCGTCTTTATCGTCGTCTGCCCATCGAACATGATCGTGTACTGCTGGTTTGGTTGCTGCTGATTCTGGATGGTCAGCATTTGCGGTTGGTTTAACTGCGGAAGCTGTTGTGGCTGTACCGTCGCCTGCACCGCTCGGTTAGCATTGTCTCCATCGGTCTTGATGCCAACCGCCTGTATGATCGAGCTGAGAAAGTCACTGCCGGTGTTTGCTGCCATCAGAGCAGGCGGCTGCTGTACGGTTGTTAGCGAAATCGTTGGCATGGCTGTGCCGGCATTGCTCACCACCGTGCCCACTGTACTGCCGTTGACCGTTTGGACCACGCTTTTCGGCACGCTGTTTATCAGTATCGGCGCCGTGGTACttatttgttgctgctgttgtctttgctgctgctgctgtggttgttgctgttgctgctgctgctgctgctgttgttgccgctgcagctgttgtttttgttgctgctgctgctgctgctgtttcgcTTGCGCTGTTCTAACCACCGGCACCGAGGGTGAGATATGTACCACACTTGTCTGCGGCCGTGCCACCGTCTGGGGCAGCTCCTTCGCCTTTACATCGCGGATGTAAACTTCGCCACCGTTCTCTACGCTCGGGGAATTGAGACAGCTTTCCAGCAAGCTTTGCGCCTTTACGGCCGTTTCGCGGAACTCTTCGAGCGCTTCCACCTGCTTCAGGCAGGCGGTACATACTGATTTCGGCAGACGATCCGTCTCGTTGATCtgtaaaaaagggaaattgcATTAGCTCAGTGCTACTTATCTGTAGGCACTTAAATTAGCACTTTACTTACATTTATACGCAAAGATTCGGTAATCTTGTTGTGTATTTTCTTCCGGCGGCCCTCCTCCGAGTAGATGCCCACCCGCGCCACATTACTGCTCGCGCACAGGCGGCACAGCTCGGAAAAGTAAACCTTCTTGTACTCGGCCATTGCTGCACTGGAATGGTTCTGGTTCGGACGACCGCTGCGACCACAGCATTCGTCCCCTAGCGGAGCAGCACCACCGTGCGTTCGGGACTGTGCTGGGTGTAAATGACTAGAAGACAGCGCGATACGCGCCACAACTGATACCGCACTTTTCCCGCGCTAGGTTAACCTCTTTTCGCTTTGTTGtttatcatctttttttttttgcacaatttgtACATCAACACATGCCGTTTTGGCGACTACCACCCCTccacaaatgcacacacacacacgcacacaattacacgcgcgcacactgTTACCTACGAAGCAAACACCCGCCAAGCTCACTTGAtgcgaacaaacacacagcggGAGGAAAAGGACTGTCACAAGCGCGTCACACACAAATAATGCACTTTGCAAATGCTTGCCCACAAACAATTCAACAATAACGATACACAGTTTTGCTGCCAGCCAGGCCCTTGTCTGATCAAACGCAACAACAAACCGCCCCCACCACCTTAACAGTAGCgaagaagcaagaaaaaagaaacggaaGCGTCTAATCAATTGCACTAGCACCAAAagtaacaccaccaccaccaccaccgactaTTGGTTCGGCTCGTTCAACAATGCACGGTACGGCACAACACATCTCGCAACTCCATCACCGACAGAATCCATCGAAAGCCGGaatcacacaaaacacacgccCGCGGGCACTTCATTCGACTTTTCCAAACGAGACACGAAAAATTTCCAGCCCCGACGCCTGAGGTTTGctttgagggttttttttttgtttttaattttaccccGTTCTGACAAAACAGCgagctcacgcacacacacgcacacaccaacagTACGGGAGGTATCGTTTGGTGAAACCAAGGTTAATAGTGCGCtgctgcttgcttgctttttgACAGTTTAGCATGAATGACGTTTGCGGgtggtgaaatatttcacgtttgaaatatttgttcGTTACGAAATGATTGCCATTTTGTCGAATAACTACGGGAATAACTCGAAATAATAAAAGGGATAACTCGAAAAGATAAGTGGCTCAAAGTAAAGAAAATACTTTTCTCAATGTATCGAAATAAACATTCAGTTTAGTAGAGTTATATTGAAATTACACGTCCATACATAGCATGGTCGCGTGGATGACTGACGACATTCGAATTGGCAGTTATTATTATCGCAGAGTAGTGACAGCCGGTCCCATGATACATGTCTCAACATAGTCGACTTAATAATATGCCCGTCGTGAGATCAAGCACCGCATGGACTAACCATCCTGATATGGAGTAAATCAATACTTCACTGATATCAAACCGCACTAGAAGTAAGGGCAGACCTAGACCGACTAATTAGTGATGAATGGtcgaaaaattgaaattgccGTATCTCCGTTTTGCATGACGTAAAAGACATGGACAAGGTTGCACTACATACAAACTCCTGGTACTAAGTAAAACTAAATTTCAATCCTTTACTCAGGAATGATGAAGGAAACAGCCGGGAATTGAACCTCACTCGATATGTATAAGAGTTGGAACGTcgaataaactaaaaaaaaagattataaGTAACAAAATCTCACTGCTGTTTTCACCCTGCATTGTTGTTAAAATATACTTTATTTCACTGTTCAATTTGACGATCGATTATTCTAATGCATCTAATTATTATCACTGTTGAAGGGTATTTCCCCCTCCCTTACAGCTTGTATTTTACATCGTACATATAACATATCGCTATGTATTTTTAGATAATTTCTAACTTTCCATTCATACACTAATGATCCTCGCACCTGTGGACAGATCACTTAAATGCTAGTGGGTGTTACATTTACTTCACATTCGAATCATTGCATCTTTTACCTTAAGGATCGATACAAACTACCATCCCCGTTGGATGGAAGGTCCATTGAGGAGAGGACGAGATGTCGCATCAACAGAGAGCTTTCATCGCCATATCGTGCGCATTATGCATGTATTCTAGAAGACTAAATATCTCAATCTCTTCTGTACAGTTTgacacgcagacacacacaggtcTGGAGAGCTCGTCTAGTTCCGTACCTTCGCCCTGACCGGTACCGGCGAGTGTGATGGCGTTCCATTCCGGCTGTCGGTGGTGCTGCCATCCACTGAAGCACGCCGCACCGTTTCGGCCGATCCGTTGGATTCCAGCGATGCTTCATACTTTTTGATGAGTGCATTATTGTTTGCATACGTCACCTCAAGTCTACGATGAAGCAGGGATTAAAAAGATGGGTCAATCTTAAACTGCTCAACCACCACCTCCCTCAAAAACCAAACGCCTCCCGAAGCGCATGCAGGACAATGTGGCTAATCCGTTCTCCTTCTTCCGATGGTTTGGATGAGTTTGGCCAATAAGGTAAAGCGAAATTTTAAACATGCAGGTCTTTTCTGGCCTTGTTGTTAGCGGAGGACGGCCTCGATGAAAGCATGAAGGACGAGTTAGTCAATTCAGAGGGGGGTTAGTTAGCTTGGCAATCGAATGAATTCAGCGTTTGGTGTACAGCGGTTGTTAGTCATCCGATCAACACAGTGTACCTAAACCACAAGcgatttccctttttttttggctctgTCGACGCTTACTTTGGTACTTCCAACGGTCGGATCAAGCTCTGTATGATCTTCCGATTGGCGGATAGTGCCGGACCACTCACGCACAGTGTGGCCGACTTCAGGTAGTTGACCAGATCCTTGGTGTAGTTCTCTTCGCCCTCCTTGCTGACGACCGCCTTCGTGTCCTTGGAGGAGTTAAAGTTGAACGGAAATACTTTGCGGAACTTGGAGCGAAAGCCtgcaaaaatgaaacgaaacaccGATGCGGTAAGACCACCTCGAGCACCAGACAGGATGGACCACTGGAAACATACCATTTTGCGTTGGCTGTGGCGTAATGCTGCAGCTGCGTGCCTTGAGCGCATTCTTGTCCACCGGTAGGTTGATGTCGTGCGACCACCGACCGCACGGTGTCGATTTGTCCAGCAGTCGGGCCCGGGCGCACTGTTCTATCGTTTCGGCACAGGTGTGCCTGTCGGGTGATGATGTAAAAACGGagaagggagggaaagagaaaaacaactcAGGATGATTAGATCCCGTTTGCTTGCCTGTCGGGACGGGGTTTCCTTTGCTTACCTGCCGCAAAAGCGTGCCCACTGTTCCGCCCTAAATCCTCGTCCGGTATCGGTTTCGACTGGCGATGCCCCTGTCCGAGGGAGGGAAAACACGTAATGACGAAAGCAAACGGAAAAACACGGACGCCGCAAGTCGGGGGGGAACAGCAAGAAAGGTAAATGGAAAATATCTTCACCGAATAACGCACGGCTCACCGGTCTGACACTTACCAGCAAAGAGCAGCAGCTTGGCGCAGCGCGTCCTGCCCTGGAGGGCAGCCTTCATCAGCGGCGTAAATCCGAGGTTGTTCTTTGGATCGATGATCAGGCTGCGACACTTGGTGATCAGCATGTTGACCACGTCCGAGAGGCCTGGTGTGTGTGGGAAGAAATAAGCGGGTAAATAGCATTAAGCTAGTTTGGATTTGAGTTGTCCAGTTTTTGATTGGAGGATCCAATGACTCAACTCTGAGGATTCCAAGGATccaaattcattttaaatttaattttagacAGTTGCTCAGTGTTCAATTGATACTGCCAGTAGTGTATGCAACCAACATCACCGTTCCTTATGGCCAATGACCTCAAAGAAGGTTAATCATACAACACGCACTTGATGCATTATAAACCAACACCTTCTGCATACATATATTTTCAAAAGTTTCGAAACATGAACATGTTGCATATTAATAAACCATTCCTCCCCGTACACTTACCGGCCTGGGCAGCAAAGTGCAGCGGCGTGTTGCCCTCGTTGTCCGGTTTGTTGACATCGATGCCGGGCAGTTGCAGGAACAGCTCCAAAAAGTTGGTTAAGTTCGTTGAGCAGATGTACGAGATGGCCGTCTGGAAGTAGCGGGAAAGGGACAAACGATCAGACCTCTACGTACCGGCACGCTATGTCACGTATGTATGGAGTTACATGGggtgaatttattatttttacgatTGCCAAACAAACACGAACTGGGACCAACCGACCACCGTTTCCCGGTGTACTCGGAAGTTGGACCGCAGAGTATAGGAAGTAGCCAGCTGTCACGTTGCGACACGCAGAAGGTTAGGCAAAGGTGTTTTGCAGCCGATCAACATACTAATTATTGCGATCAAAATTCGATGTATGTCAAGTTTCTGTCAATTTTAGGTACTATTTAAATGCAAACCATTGGATAATCTTTTATAGAATTGGAAAATAGTTTACAATGTGCTCGATTGAGTACGACAAAAATATAGTCTCTCGCGAAACAACAATGTACAGACACGTTAAGCCtaatatttacatttactATAAATAGAAAAGACCAGAAGGCCAAACCGGATTAAATCGCTTCTACAACCGTAAGGTCAAATTGTATAGACGAGTCGTGATTGAAATGACGagatttgaaaataaaattatcaagGTTTTCGTCTTCTATCAAAGGTCGTTGCTAGCGATAttatgaaaacaaaagcatattCGAACCATAATTTACATCAAATTGCCGGTAATAAAACCGAATAAATAACAAACTTATAATAAAAGCGTTACAGTTGTATTGAAATCATGTAGAATTTTTCTAAGCACGTGGCAAGGTTTggcaaaatattgcaaaataaCAACATGTACATGGTTCCGCTCATAACACGGCACACGCTGGTGCACGAACAGCACGAACTGTGGCGTAGAAAACAAACAGGAAAAAGGATCggccaaaccaacaaaatccAAGCATTTTAATGCATTCCACTGCCACCGTCCTGTCGCTTCAATTGTGCCAGGGGGAACTAGCTAATAAATGCCACCTACaggcagcaaaaacacaaacacgattTGCGATCTGCCCCGGTCGGGGGAAAACCTTTCTTTCATCTGTCGAGCACGAAATGGATTACAATTATTAACCGGACCGGCGGGACCCCGTTAACACGTTCCTCCGCCAGCGGGAGGTGGGAAATGTGACGCCCGTCAACAGCGTAAACAAATTGCGCCGTTCGCATCGAGTGCGATGGAAGGGGGTCCGTCCGACTTTTCCAAACCCCATTTACACGATCGTGAAGAGCACAAAACGATcggttttctttcgttttttgttgttgttttgcatagATCGTTGCAGTGGTATAGTGTTGCATTCATTAGAGAATATTGGTCTTGTCTAgtttaacatttaaaattttctaCCTTCTCAACGACcacaccgctgctgcagcaTTATGATCAACGTGGAAATAGTTTACAAATCACCGCTCGGAATGGACCGGGACGGGATGGAACAACAAACGCACCAAACCCGGACGGTAGTGTAAAcgtattgttgttttgcgcCAGTTTCGCCACCGTTGCTTGTTGTCCTTTGTGGCTGCACCGTGGAGTTTATGTACCTTTTAATAGCTCCCCGGAAAACTATAAACCCAGTGGCATAGGTGCTGCTAGGTGGACTTACGAATTTCCTTTTCCCACGTGTTTGTAAAGCAGAGAAATTATTTACTACCGAGCAGAATTCATGGCACAAGCGCTTGGTCAACCTATTATGGTCTCCGGTGTGTTTATCCCTGCGTGTGTTTGTCGGGAAATGACTGCTTTCCGAAAGGTTTCCTTTTCAAGATGAAACAGTCTCAGATGGGTAAAAGTAGCAAAAAGCGTCATGTTTCAATGGTCAGTCGCGGATGATTCACTTGGATGGCCGAGCGAGATGATCTGGTTTGCtggcgtgtgtgtttaaatTGACTAACCGATCTGGTGCCCCATGCCCCACGAAAACATCCACGCCGACACAATGCGGCAATGGGAAAGTGATTAAAAACCTTCCAATTGAGTCAAGATTTGCGCGGCGGCCGATCACGTCAATGCTGCAAATAGCTCAAGCTGGCTCGGGCGGCATACCGTGGAACGGTTAATTAATCTCGGGCAAAAGCCGGCAAAGCTTTTCCAGGAAGCATTAGCTTTAAAAACTACATTTCATTGCGAACTGAACAAGAATTCTTAGCAGTTGTATACTGGAATTGTGTGCATTTTCAAGCACACTCGCAATTATATAAGCAAAGAACAAAACGATACACATTTCAATCTACAACACTGTACCTTTACAGATAGAGAAATGTGATGCTGTGTGCAGAATGCAAGCCTGTCAAGTCCGATGACACGCTCCAATTCGTTGCTATGCTATGCTCGTTTGAGAGAGTTTCAATTATTAACCTGAATCGTACGGAAGCTATCACTCAGCAGTGTGTCCCGGGCGTACGAAAGGAACATTGGAGCCGTTGCTCTTGTATAGACACGATGGAAAAGGACAATAATTTGCACTTTATTTACATCCCAAGGccaaataagaaaaatgatGCATTTTCATACCACTTGAAGGTAAGTTATGTGTGTTACCATACTACTGGTCGATAAAGATACATCCGGCTAAGCTATACTGATTGATACTATTATGTAATATTTGTTTTCAGCTGTGTTCATTCTTAAGAAATTCTATTAAATATCTCAAAATAACGTGAAATACATACCCTTCCGCTGCGATCCGTTGAGTTGAGATTCTCCTTTGAGATACCATTCTCCAGTATGTCTCGAAACACTTCCTTCAGCAGATACTCGTTAGCGTCGCGCGATGCCCGCAGCAGCGTCGTCACCGTCGGCACCTGTTCGAGACTCATCCTGAGGG contains:
- the LOC120894654 gene encoding LOW QUALITY PROTEIN: transcription factor Sp4-like (The sequence of the model RefSeq protein was modified relative to this genomic sequence to represent the inferred CDS: deleted 2 bases in 1 codon), coding for MAEYKKVYFSELCRLCASSNVARVGIYSEEGRRKKIHNKITESLRININETDRLPKSVCTACLKQVEALEEFRETAVKAQSLLESCLNSPSVENGGEVYIRDVKAKELPQTVARPQTSVVHISPSVPVVRTAQAKQQQQQQQQKQQLQRQQQQQQQQQQQQPQQQQQRQQQQQISTTAPILINSVPKSVVQTVNGSTVGTVVSNAGTAMPTISLTTVQQPPALMAANTGSDFLSSIIQAVGIKTDGDNANRAVQATVQPQQLPQLNQPQMLTIQNQQQPNQQYTIMFDGQTTIKTNNNVHYKLEKGALVPVTPKPADAQPQTTFTQVDEFIKIKASPPKAVKRDSTQSLKTDDAKKRRIIQIVKHQSPTQPSPQKVTPSVGTFTIEAPTITSPVAATPVSSSGMLVSGSNATGTIYTSTPQKTTYALPEVKIVQGNNNRCIVPIVVKNESATVDAGGAVSNATNVTVTGQQVINSAPQNQQIQLYMKVETGPDGVVRLAPVQHPPLAMQQTAIPQYGMATIGTAAAGQPVTATMPPMTIIGQSQPMVQAQLQGGNYVTLVGKTSTQQTQTLTDANGQQTSVVMTTQVPQATLQPIQQQQQPIQQQQQQQQQMQQQLLQQQQQQQQQQQQQQQLQQQQQQQQQQQQQIQTHIIKKPQQTTNVATLQNQQRTIISLSTGSSVTVQKQEHRTVATPRKAAPPRQPTSTPPKLAHASTAPKQTAATNGQGASSHKASSSNNSAQGGKAIITTGRAGHVITSTTNNNNNNSNASLNNSASSDHDSSGNENSESEANRNAQSLMASQQMSAISAMSSKQDAVSSDPQAKAGAGGGTGAGGPGGRTAGEVSITTCDVCRKTFGRKEHLVQHLKSHIGLRPFKCDSEGCNKSFSRKEHLLRHTVSHTGQKMFNCDKCHKLFSRKDNLNKHRKTHQDQGNPAAYSCNVCNKDFSTKSQFLKHRDTDGCYEEEVDTPKPVPQKKQPQTVKQEPKQERVNTVTILETKPSQPPPLAHVPVTNVTVSSDTSQPTTIVQTVPITLSQVPNSTTTIQLPIPAQVQQLIQQQQQQQQQQQHQQQHHQQQNGTTTQQQIFTIPAHIPNANGKPIIHQLQIALPSGVTGQSLTVSGTNTGNVQTITNAQGATLANLGGRATIINSVDGNTVYTLPSNFVFDTSPIITTSRQS